DNA from Cyanobacteria bacterium FACHB-DQ100:
TTTTCTACACCGGGGTCGATCGTACCAATGAAAAACAACAAGGCTTTTTGCTTTGGATGCGTCGTAATGGCTACCGAGTGATCACAAAGGATCTGATTCAATTGCCAGATGGCTCCAAAAAAGCGAATTTGGATGTCGAAATTGCGGTAGATATGTTAACTTTGGCGGCTCACGTTGATACTGTCATTTTAGTTAGCGGTGATGGAGATTTAGCCTATGCTGTCAATTCCATTGCTTACAAAGGTGTTCGCGTCGCTGTCGTCAGCTTACGCTCAATGACAAGTGATAGCTTGATCAATGTTGCTGATTCCTACATTGATCTTGACACAATCAAGGAGAACATTCAAAAGCCTACTGTTTCTGGCTATGCAGACTGTGTTACTAGAACCACGTAATTCAAGAAGTGCTTGCTCAATCTAGACTTTCGGTAGTGCTAGAAGACGCTCCGTTTTCTGAAGTCGAACCACAAGCAGCAATCCACCCGTATGCAGTCCCAGGAACACCGCATCCATCACACCCTCTAAAGACGGTGCATTGCTAAGCATTTGCTTCTAACTGATCCGATCTCAGATCGGCACAA
Protein-coding regions in this window:
- a CDS encoding NYN domain-containing protein, whose translation is MPQNYESDHARLDHGRVAIFVDGSNLFYAALQLGIEIDYSKLLCQLATNSRLLRAFFYTGVDRTNEKQQGFLLWMRRNGYRVITKDLIQLPDGSKKANLDVEIAVDMLTLAAHVDTVILVSGDGDLAYAVNSIAYKGVRVAVVSLRSMTSDSLINVADSYIDLDTIKENIQKPTVSGYADCVTRTT